In Kushneria marisflavi, the following are encoded in one genomic region:
- a CDS encoding phospholipase D-like domain-containing protein: MTFLHYQLVVFVSVLCLTRIHRNLGMVVALGWALWSLATLQSPGYIAIQTLIVWTSWYGTWCFLKQKARAGHAPQTADHQTASTRRKATSNALVHNRGHHEELTHALQIVRKELVIVSGWLSDRVVNDQFCGLLANALDRGVNVHIAYGASDRDGQHRLSETASKALARLKEISKRSCKGRLTILQRPTHEKCLVVDKKYAIVGSFNWLANAHYRDRETSLKVHQRRVVVELAAACRREGTRRTDVDSAVSEVA, translated from the coding sequence ATGACGTTTTTGCATTATCAGCTGGTGGTTTTTGTCTCGGTGCTCTGCCTGACACGGATTCATCGCAACCTGGGAATGGTTGTCGCACTCGGCTGGGCACTGTGGTCGCTCGCGACGCTCCAATCGCCCGGCTATATCGCCATACAAACCCTCATCGTCTGGACAAGCTGGTATGGCACATGGTGTTTTCTCAAACAGAAAGCGCGAGCCGGCCATGCGCCTCAAACTGCCGACCACCAGACGGCCAGCACCCGCAGGAAAGCCACCAGCAATGCCCTGGTGCATAACCGCGGCCATCACGAAGAGCTGACCCACGCCCTGCAGATCGTCAGAAAGGAACTGGTGATTGTCTCCGGCTGGCTATCCGATCGAGTCGTGAATGATCAGTTTTGTGGTCTTTTGGCGAACGCCCTCGACCGCGGCGTCAACGTTCATATTGCCTACGGCGCGAGCGATCGCGACGGGCAGCACCGGCTTTCCGAGACGGCGAGCAAAGCGCTGGCGCGTCTGAAGGAAATCAGTAAGCGCAGCTGCAAGGGCCGACTGACCATCTTGCAGCGCCCCACGCATGAGAAGTGTCTGGTGGTGGATAAAAAATACGCCATCGTCGGCAGCTTTAATTGGCTGGCTAATGCGCACTACCGGGACAGGGAAACCAGCCTCAAGGTGCATCAAAGGCGTGTGGTGGTGGAGCTGGCGGCGGCATGCCGGCGTGAGGGTACGAGGCGGACGGATGTGGATAGCGCGGTTAGTGAGGTGGCGTAG
- a CDS encoding YnfA family protein, which yields MPPVIATLLFILTALAEIVGCYLVYRWWVLTKSAWWLVPAAASLALFAWLLTLHPAASGRIYAAYAGVYLITALAWLRLVDGQPLQLTDYLGGGLALAGAVIIMAGYSHQS from the coding sequence ATGCCCCCTGTGATCGCCACTTTGCTCTTTATCCTCACGGCGCTGGCCGAGATCGTCGGCTGCTATCTGGTCTATCGCTGGTGGGTGCTGACCAAAAGCGCCTGGTGGCTGGTGCCGGCGGCGGCGTCACTGGCGCTGTTTGCCTGGCTTTTGACCCTGCATCCGGCCGCCAGCGGGCGCATCTATGCCGCCTATGCCGGTGTTTATCTCATCACGGCGCTGGCGTGGCTGCGCCTGGTAGATGGCCAGCCGCTACAGCTGACCGATTATCTGGGCGGGGGGCTGGCATTGGCCGGTGCCGTGATCATCATGGCGGGCTACTCGCATCAGTCCTGA
- a CDS encoding type I restriction endonuclease — translation MDITQKIAILAGRIKEQMDHVVNEEATKNAMVMPFIQTLGYDVFDPTEVMPEFTADVGLKKGEKVDYAIKNGGELSILVECKPRTTDLANTQFSQLYRYFNCTEAKFAILTNGIEYRFYSDLDDANRLDKRPFFTFRLIDYNERDIEELKKFAKPVFNVDTILSTANRLKYTNLAKTAFAELVKDPSRDFIKSLAQNFYDGRMTQQVIDDFTPIVREAMAQHIKEQVSQRLKSALANTSGEESERVIIESGDPEKTQLSAEEDSDIVTTQEEVDAYNIVRAILAGVVDPNRIHMRDAKSYCAILLDNNNRKPVCRLHFNSKSIWRIGLFIEGKEQKHDITALTEIFSHREALIKTATDYLE, via the coding sequence GTGGATATAACACAAAAAATTGCCATTTTGGCTGGGCGAATCAAAGAGCAGATGGACCATGTGGTTAATGAAGAGGCCACCAAAAACGCAATGGTTATGCCCTTCATACAAACCTTGGGCTATGACGTTTTTGATCCAACAGAAGTGATGCCAGAGTTCACTGCTGATGTTGGATTGAAAAAGGGCGAGAAGGTGGACTATGCCATTAAAAATGGTGGAGAACTGTCAATCCTGGTGGAGTGCAAGCCCCGCACAACCGATCTTGCTAACACTCAATTCAGCCAACTATATCGATACTTTAACTGCACTGAAGCAAAATTCGCCATTCTAACGAATGGAATAGAATACCGGTTCTACTCTGATTTAGATGATGCCAATCGACTCGACAAACGCCCATTCTTCACTTTCAGGCTCATTGATTACAACGAGCGAGACATCGAGGAGTTGAAGAAATTTGCCAAACCAGTCTTCAACGTTGATACCATCCTCAGCACTGCCAATCGATTAAAATATACCAACCTGGCCAAAACTGCTTTTGCCGAACTGGTAAAAGATCCCTCGCGCGATTTCATAAAGTCTCTTGCACAGAACTTTTATGATGGACGCATGACTCAGCAAGTAATTGATGATTTTACGCCGATTGTTCGTGAAGCCATGGCGCAGCATATCAAAGAGCAGGTCTCTCAACGCCTTAAATCAGCACTGGCGAACACATCTGGCGAAGAATCTGAAAGAGTTATCATTGAAAGCGGCGACCCTGAGAAAACACAGTTATCTGCTGAAGAAGATAGTGACATTGTCACCACTCAAGAGGAGGTCGACGCATACAACATTGTACGTGCCATCCTTGCAGGCGTGGTCGACCCAAACCGTATACATATGCGCGATGCAAAATCCTATTGCGCAATACTTTTGGATAACAACAATCGCAAACCCGTTTGCCGCCTGCACTTCAATTCAAAAAGCATCTGGCGTATTGGGTTATTCATAGAAGGCAAGGAACAAAAGCACGACATCACAGCATTAACTGAAATTTTTTCTCATCGGGAAGCACTAATCAAAACAGCAACGGACTACTTGGAATAA
- a CDS encoding metal ABC transporter permease — translation MATLKHRRRRGLVTMLDDFMVRAALAGTGVALASAPLGCFVVWRRMAYFGDATAHAAMLGVALSLVLSVSLLASVLVVALIMALVVSLLSDRGYTMDTLLGVMAHAALAFGLVAVSLVQVARLDLMSYLIGDILAVGRRDLILIWGGALLVVAIMALRWSGLLVSTLNPDLARASGVDPRREQLLLTLSLAVVVAVALKVVGVLLIAAFLIIPAAAARPFSRTPEGMAVLAAVVAIVAANGGLVVAWHLDTPAGPTMVSLAAICFVLMTLAGLVHRRLGQRHTRTT, via the coding sequence ATGGCAACCCTGAAACACCGCCGCCGGAGAGGGCTTGTCACGATGCTGGATGATTTCATGGTTCGGGCGGCGCTGGCCGGGACGGGCGTGGCGCTGGCCTCGGCGCCGCTGGGCTGTTTTGTGGTGTGGCGGCGCATGGCCTACTTCGGGGATGCCACTGCGCACGCCGCCATGCTGGGGGTGGCGCTGTCTCTGGTGCTGTCGGTCTCGCTTTTGGCCAGCGTGCTGGTGGTGGCGCTGATCATGGCGCTGGTGGTGTCGCTGCTCAGTGACCGGGGCTACACCATGGATACCCTGCTGGGGGTGATGGCGCACGCGGCGCTGGCCTTCGGGCTGGTGGCGGTGTCGCTGGTGCAGGTGGCCCGGCTGGATCTGATGAGCTATCTGATCGGCGACATTCTGGCCGTCGGCCGGCGCGATCTGATCCTGATCTGGGGCGGGGCGCTGCTCGTGGTCGCGATCATGGCCCTGCGCTGGTCCGGCCTTCTGGTCTCAACCCTCAATCCGGACCTGGCCCGCGCCAGCGGCGTTGACCCGCGGCGCGAGCAGCTGTTGCTGACCCTGTCGCTGGCCGTGGTGGTTGCCGTGGCACTCAAGGTGGTCGGCGTGCTGCTGATTGCGGCGTTTTTGATCATTCCGGCGGCTGCCGCGCGGCCCTTCAGCCGCACGCCGGAAGGTATGGCGGTGCTGGCTGCGGTAGTGGCCATCGTGGCCGCCAATGGCGGGCTGGTGGTGGCCTGGCATCTGGACACGCCCGCCGGGCCGACCATGGTCAGTCTGGCCGCCATCTGCTTTGTGCTCATGACGCTGGCAGGGCTGGTGCATCGTCGCCTGGGCCAGCGCCACACTCGAACAACCTGA
- a CDS encoding MFS transporter codes for MFSVIPRRWLILLAVMLAFLPVVIDMTILHIAVPSLTLALSASANEVLWIIDIYPLLMAGLLVPMGTLADRIGHRRLLLTGLGIFGTASLLAALAPTPALLIAARALLALGGSMIMPCVLGIIRRTFEDERERAMALGLWGTVGAAGAALGPLIGGALLEHFWWGSAFLINVPIMLIVMPLVYLLLPRTEETTSGQWAPWQAVLLIAGMLSLVYGIKAAFGATQPLYVAISVALSGLGLLLAFVRLQLRAPQPLLDLSLFSRPAILAGIIMAVVASGALAGVELTLAQELQYVMDKTPLQAGIFMIPIMAAAALGGPVAGHLSHLCGLRAVASLSLVIAAAALAGLALSDFHHPGLTVPLLLALLGLTLSIGLTASSIAIMSSVDASQGGAAGSMEATAYELGSGLGITLFGVFLSSVYSHTIVLALDMTPSQARHAARSIGDTHVVARDLAEPQARALIEAGKAAFSSSHSILLMTAAALLAALSMVVVYLLRKRPMPH; via the coding sequence ATGTTTTCCGTTATTCCGCGTCGCTGGCTGATTCTGCTCGCCGTCATGCTGGCCTTTTTGCCGGTGGTCATCGACATGACCATCCTGCACATCGCCGTGCCGTCACTGACCCTGGCGCTGAGTGCCTCCGCCAACGAGGTACTGTGGATCATCGACATTTACCCCCTGTTAATGGCGGGGCTGCTGGTCCCCATGGGAACACTCGCCGATCGCATCGGTCATCGGCGGCTTCTGCTGACGGGGCTGGGCATCTTCGGGACTGCATCGCTACTGGCCGCCCTTGCACCGACCCCCGCCCTGCTGATCGCCGCCCGCGCGCTGCTCGCGCTGGGGGGCTCGATGATCATGCCGTGCGTGCTGGGCATCATTCGTCGCACCTTCGAAGACGAAAGGGAGCGCGCCATGGCACTAGGGCTCTGGGGCACGGTAGGGGCGGCCGGCGCCGCGCTGGGGCCGCTCATCGGCGGAGCCCTGCTGGAGCATTTCTGGTGGGGGTCGGCCTTTCTGATCAACGTGCCGATCATGCTGATCGTCATGCCGCTGGTCTATCTTTTGCTGCCACGCACCGAGGAGACGACATCGGGTCAATGGGCGCCCTGGCAGGCGGTACTGCTGATCGCCGGCATGCTCTCGCTGGTCTACGGCATCAAGGCGGCTTTTGGCGCGACACAGCCGCTGTACGTGGCGATATCAGTGGCGCTGTCCGGCCTTGGCCTGCTGCTGGCCTTCGTGCGTTTGCAGTTACGCGCCCCGCAGCCCCTGCTCGATCTCTCCCTCTTTTCGCGCCCGGCCATACTGGCCGGCATCATCATGGCCGTGGTCGCGAGTGGCGCACTGGCCGGCGTCGAGCTGACGCTGGCCCAGGAGCTGCAATACGTCATGGACAAAACGCCCCTGCAGGCCGGTATTTTCATGATCCCGATCATGGCCGCGGCGGCGCTGGGCGGCCCGGTCGCCGGCCACCTCTCCCATCTGTGCGGCCTGCGCGCGGTCGCCAGCCTGTCACTGGTGATTGCCGCCGCCGCGCTGGCAGGCCTGGCCCTGTCCGATTTCCATCACCCCGGGCTGACGGTGCCGCTGCTGCTGGCGCTTCTCGGGCTGACCCTCAGCATCGGCCTGACGGCCTCGTCCATCGCCATCATGAGTTCGGTAGACGCCAGCCAGGGCGGCGCGGCGGGGTCGATGGAAGCCACGGCCTACGAACTCGGCAGCGGTCTGGGCATCACGCTGTTCGGTGTGTTTCTGTCCAGCGTGTACAGCCATACCATTGTCCTGGCACTCGACATGACGCCCTCCCAGGCCAGACACGCCGCACGCTCCATCGGTGATACCCATGTGGTCGCGCGTGACCTCGCCGAGCCTCAGGCCAGGGCGCTGATCGAAGCAGGCAAGGCCGCCTTTTCGTCCAGCCATTCCATCCTGCTGATGACGGCGGCGGCGCTGCTTGCAGCCCTTTCCATGGTGGTGGTCTATCTGCTCAGAAAACGCCCCATGCCTCATTAA
- a CDS encoding YidH family protein, translating to MTTPPPDHSRRRAFRPRWQRLGRHPDYRFSLANERTFLAWIRTALAFMAGAVGIYQFAPDVATPWAREAIAVMLSLGGALLSLAAYRRWSGNERAMRNDAALPYTRLLWLLALFVTAVAVVLGLLLVWG from the coding sequence ATGACCACACCGCCCCCAGACCATAGTCGCCGACGCGCCTTCCGGCCACGCTGGCAACGCCTCGGCCGCCATCCGGACTATCGCTTTTCACTCGCCAATGAGCGCACCTTCCTGGCCTGGATTCGCACCGCACTGGCGTTCATGGCCGGTGCGGTGGGCATTTATCAGTTCGCGCCGGATGTCGCCACGCCCTGGGCGCGCGAGGCGATAGCGGTGATGCTCTCGCTCGGCGGCGCGTTGCTCTCACTGGCCGCCTATCGCCGCTGGTCCGGCAACGAGCGCGCCATGCGAAACGATGCCGCCCTGCCCTACACGCGGCTGTTATGGCTTCTGGCGCTGTTTGTCACGGCGGTAGCGGTGGTGCTGGGCCTGTTGCTGGTGTGGGGATAG
- a CDS encoding DUF202 domain-containing protein, protein MNEPARDPGLQPERTGLAWSRTAFVTLLFSALLLRGGIVHHEPLLAWAGVVLLAATGALYAWAGWRLRMTATLALTQGAPVTTASTWVIRITTLVVALVGLTVAASVLYHGQLIARLAALMR, encoded by the coding sequence ATGAACGAGCCCGCCCGCGACCCGGGCCTTCAGCCCGAGCGCACCGGTCTTGCCTGGTCGCGCACGGCCTTCGTGACGCTGCTGTTCTCGGCATTGCTGCTGCGCGGCGGCATCGTCCATCACGAGCCGCTGCTTGCCTGGGCAGGCGTTGTTCTGCTGGCCGCCACCGGCGCCCTGTATGCCTGGGCGGGGTGGCGCCTGCGCATGACGGCCACCCTGGCCCTCACCCAGGGTGCCCCGGTCACCACGGCCTCTACCTGGGTGATACGCATAACGACCCTGGTGGTAGCACTGGTGGGGCTGACGGTGGCCGCCAGCGTGCTGTATCACGGTCAGCTGATCGCCCGTCTCGCGGCGTTGATGCGCTGA
- a CDS encoding LexA family protein: MRVAYRMPMPIMLPRGEQDLAYNPGAERWQQFFAPHSHTTFLAEVVQDDDAIDPWQEGDWLVVDHSLSLRDGVLVVVNVDEALYVYRYAHRINVPVLEGLDGKLWTGDLSNVEMVGVVSHQVRKMC; encoded by the coding sequence ATGCGCGTGGCGTATCGAATGCCCATGCCCATCATGCTGCCCAGAGGCGAGCAGGACCTGGCGTATAACCCGGGGGCCGAGCGCTGGCAGCAGTTTTTTGCACCGCATTCACACACGACCTTTCTGGCGGAGGTCGTTCAGGATGATGACGCGATCGATCCCTGGCAGGAGGGGGATTGGCTGGTCGTCGATCACTCGCTGTCACTGCGCGACGGTGTGCTGGTGGTGGTGAATGTCGATGAGGCGCTCTATGTCTATCGCTATGCCCACCGCATCAATGTGCCGGTGCTGGAAGGGCTGGATGGAAAGCTGTGGACGGGGGATCTGAGCAACGTCGAGATGGTGGGCGTGGTGTCACATCAGGTGCGAAAGATGTGCTGA
- a CDS encoding DUF1826 domain-containing protein has product MSLPTAMETPAAALSMARALDGIFDATRDITIAPRMLSADLEASVLAQCQGARGWSLSLEGPPDKALEHELRTRLPVPAAAGALVDDVMALARLMASMLEAASLRIRIRLLEDTMCPRFHCDNVTVRLVTSWLGPGSEWLPEHALDRRGLGAASPDKPEIVVDATAIERLDTGDVALIKGSGWREEGHRGLVHRSPALEPGQRRLMMSIDPL; this is encoded by the coding sequence ATGTCCCTGCCGACCGCCATGGAAACGCCTGCCGCCGCCCTGTCGATGGCTCGCGCCCTCGACGGTATTTTCGATGCCACCCGGGATATCACAATCGCCCCACGAATGCTGTCCGCCGATCTTGAAGCCAGCGTGCTGGCGCAGTGTCAGGGCGCGCGTGGCTGGAGCCTTTCGCTGGAAGGCCCGCCGGACAAGGCGCTTGAACATGAGCTGCGCACGCGGCTGCCGGTGCCTGCCGCTGCCGGGGCCCTGGTCGATGATGTCATGGCGCTGGCCCGGCTGATGGCTTCAATGCTGGAAGCGGCCAGCCTGCGGATCAGAATTCGGCTGCTGGAAGACACCATGTGCCCGCGCTTTCACTGCGACAACGTCACCGTGCGGCTGGTGACCAGCTGGCTGGGGCCGGGCAGTGAGTGGCTGCCCGAACACGCGCTGGACCGGCGCGGGCTGGGGGCGGCGTCACCAGACAAGCCTGAGATCGTGGTGGATGCAACGGCCATCGAACGTCTCGATACCGGTGATGTGGCGCTGATCAAGGGCAGCGGCTGGCGTGAAGAGGGCCATCGCGGGCTGGTGCATCGCAGCCCGGCGCTTGAGCCCGGCCAGCGCCGGCTCATGATGAGCATCGATCCGCTTTAA
- a CDS encoding ATP-binding cassette domain-containing protein, with amino-acid sequence MLTLEEIGVVRNGTVILEDVSLELARGEIVTIVGPNGSGKSTLLRVIIGALAASRGRVIRAENLRIGYVPQRLQIDPTLPMTVKRFMALPHRRRRDDIATALAEAGAEALGERQLSALSGGQLQKVLLARALLERPDLLVLDEANQGLDHRATAEFYRQIDRVRQTLGCAVLMVSHELHVVMKASDRVICLNGTICCQGRPERVAASSAWQSLFGIEARDAMAFCRHTEPGHAEHAHGNPETPPPERACHDAG; translated from the coding sequence TTGCTAACGCTTGAAGAGATCGGTGTGGTCAGAAACGGCACCGTCATCCTGGAAGATGTGAGTCTTGAACTCGCAAGAGGCGAGATCGTGACCATCGTGGGGCCCAACGGCTCGGGGAAGTCCACCCTGCTCAGGGTCATCATCGGTGCGCTGGCGGCCTCCCGCGGCCGGGTGATCCGGGCGGAAAATCTACGCATCGGCTACGTACCTCAGCGGCTTCAGATCGACCCGACCCTGCCCATGACGGTAAAGCGATTCATGGCGCTGCCGCATCGACGCCGTCGGGATGATATTGCCACGGCGCTGGCGGAGGCGGGCGCCGAAGCCCTGGGCGAGCGTCAGCTTTCGGCGCTGTCCGGCGGCCAGCTTCAAAAGGTGCTGCTGGCCCGGGCGCTGCTGGAACGCCCCGACCTGCTGGTGCTCGATGAGGCCAACCAGGGGCTGGATCATCGCGCCACGGCCGAGTTCTACCGCCAGATTGATCGTGTAAGACAGACGCTGGGCTGTGCGGTGTTGATGGTCAGCCACGAACTGCACGTGGTCATGAAAGCCTCGGACCGGGTGATCTGTCTTAACGGCACCATCTGCTGTCAGGGGCGCCCGGAGCGTGTGGCGGCCTCCTCGGCCTGGCAGTCGCTGTTTGGCATCGAGGCGCGCGATGCGATGGCGTTTTGTCGCCATACCGAACCGGGCCATGCCGAGCATGCCCATGGCAACCCTGAAACACCGCCGCCGGAGAGGGCTTGTCACGATGCTGGATGA
- a CDS encoding universal stress protein — protein sequence MFTSLLVPVDGSAHALKALSIAAQLASPEATLHLLYVRELLPHLHYGSLLSLQEAIQASSPEAAEGEIEAVLQKAQTHLRSRFDGRIETHGRHGDPARIIAYEAEKLGAQVIVIGSRGLSDLSGMIMGSVSHKVSHIATCMVISVHDDPPALAESDDDNPYQGL from the coding sequence ATGTTCACTTCCCTGCTGGTTCCCGTGGATGGTTCGGCTCATGCCCTCAAGGCGCTGAGCATCGCCGCTCAGCTGGCGTCTCCCGAGGCCACCCTGCATCTTTTATATGTGCGTGAACTGCTACCACATCTGCACTACGGCAGTCTGCTCAGCCTTCAGGAAGCCATTCAGGCCTCGTCGCCGGAGGCTGCGGAAGGCGAGATCGAGGCGGTGCTTCAAAAGGCGCAGACGCATCTTCGCTCGCGCTTTGACGGGCGCATTGAAACCCACGGCCGCCATGGTGACCCGGCGCGGATCATCGCCTATGAAGCCGAGAAGCTGGGCGCGCAGGTCATCGTGATTGGCAGTCGAGGGCTGAGTGACTTGAGCGGCATGATCATGGGCAGCGTCTCCCACAAGGTCAGCCATATCGCCACCTGCATGGTCATCAGCGTGCATGATGACCCGCCCGCACTCGCCGAGAGCGACGACGACAACCCTTATCAGGGGCTGTAG
- the hglS gene encoding 2-oxoadipate dioxygenase/decarboxylase HglS, with the protein MARHVSCDDIRTRFSHAMSDMYRSEVPQYGTLLKLVADINAQTLYHDARGKAALTDRSGSEMARIEIERHGAIRLGKAQELDTMRRVFAVMGMSPVGYYDLAPAGMPVHATAFRPVDDDALALNPFRVFTSLLRLELIEDEALRERAADILEQRQIFTDRLLSLLDTFDEQGGLDDDDATAFVIEALETFRWHSHATVDAKTYHAFHQAHRLIADVVCFHGPHINHLTPRTLDIDATQQAMPEWGIAPKATIEGPPRRDCPILLRQTSFKALEEPILFPAADGEGRGEQSGTHTARFGEIEQRGAALTRRGRKLYDELLAASREVTHGLEGETQQKALREAFRDFPDDEATLRREGLAWFEYQLSDGANGFEAQSLPSERGALVEALIEQGVMQARPITYEDFLPVSAAGIFRSNLGDGGAQHYAATDSRADFETALGTTVEDEFALYERRSERSLTACLEQLGLSPAA; encoded by the coding sequence ATGGCCCGGCACGTCAGTTGTGATGATATTCGCACCCGCTTTTCCCATGCCATGTCCGACATGTACCGCTCGGAGGTGCCTCAGTACGGCACGCTGTTGAAGCTGGTCGCCGACATCAACGCGCAGACGCTTTATCACGACGCACGCGGAAAGGCGGCCCTGACCGACCGCAGCGGCAGCGAGATGGCCCGCATCGAGATCGAACGCCACGGCGCGATCCGCCTGGGCAAGGCGCAGGAGCTTGACACCATGCGCCGCGTGTTCGCGGTGATGGGCATGTCGCCGGTGGGCTATTACGATCTGGCACCGGCCGGCATGCCGGTGCACGCCACGGCCTTTCGTCCCGTTGATGATGACGCGCTGGCCCTGAATCCGTTTCGGGTATTCACCTCGCTGCTGCGCCTGGAGCTGATCGAGGATGAAGCGCTGCGCGAGCGCGCCGCAGACATTCTCGAGCAGCGCCAGATCTTCACCGACCGCCTTTTGAGTCTGCTGGACACCTTCGATGAACAGGGCGGGCTGGATGATGACGATGCCACCGCCTTCGTGATCGAGGCACTGGAAACCTTTCGCTGGCACAGCCACGCCACCGTCGATGCGAAGACCTACCACGCCTTCCATCAGGCGCACCGGCTGATCGCTGATGTGGTGTGCTTTCACGGCCCGCACATCAACCACCTTACCCCGCGCACGCTGGACATCGATGCCACTCAGCAGGCCATGCCCGAGTGGGGCATTGCGCCGAAGGCGACCATTGAAGGCCCGCCGCGGCGTGACTGCCCGATATTGCTGCGCCAGACCAGCTTCAAGGCGCTGGAAGAGCCGATTCTCTTTCCGGCGGCTGACGGTGAAGGGAGGGGTGAGCAAAGCGGCACCCACACGGCGCGCTTTGGCGAGATCGAGCAGCGCGGCGCGGCGCTGACCCGACGTGGGCGCAAGCTGTATGACGAGCTGCTGGCGGCGTCCCGCGAGGTGACCCACGGTCTGGAAGGAGAAACGCAGCAAAAGGCGCTGCGAGAGGCCTTCCGCGACTTTCCGGATGACGAGGCGACCCTGCGCCGCGAAGGGCTGGCCTGGTTTGAGTATCAGCTGAGCGACGGCGCCAACGGTTTTGAGGCGCAGAGCCTGCCGAGCGAGCGCGGCGCGCTGGTTGAAGCGCTGATCGAACAGGGTGTGATGCAGGCGCGGCCCATCACCTATGAAGATTTTCTGCCGGTCAGCGCCGCGGGCATCTTTCGCTCCAATCTGGGCGACGGCGGCGCGCAGCACTACGCTGCCACCGACAGCCGAGCTGATTTTGAAACCGCGCTCGGCACGACGGTGGAAGACGAATTCGCCCTCTATGAGCGCCGCAGCGAACGATCGCTCACTGCCTGCCTGGAACAGCTGGGCCTTTCACCGGCCGCCTGA